The Tigriopus californicus strain San Diego chromosome 5, Tcal_SD_v2.1, whole genome shotgun sequence genome includes a region encoding these proteins:
- the LOC131880848 gene encoding failed axon connections homolog → MPKSSSEVEKGTVILHQFERARTCPSPSPYPIKLETFLRMAKIKYVNDFKTPMSPKGKCPWIALDGTDVADSQLAMEHLKDHFQLDLSAHLSPEEKAINRGMRSILEDHLYFTTVMERWVFHKGKFAREIMAPLPAPKFLQGLIISSVCRNLKKQCVAQGLGRHTQAELEKMTLEDVKCLSDYLGDKPYLMGDKPTEIDCVLFGFTCMAIYATPEHSSYHKCLMEDFQNLKLHNDRIKSEFWPDWDECKWIEKMS, encoded by the coding sequence ATGCCCAAATCATCATCCGAAGTGGAAAAGGGCACGGTGAttcttcatcaatttgaaagggCTCGGACTTGTCCCAGTCCGTCTCCATATCCGATCAAACTTGAGACCTTTCTCCGCATGGCCAAAATCAAGTATGTGAACGATTTCAAGACTCCCATGAGCCCCAAAGGAAAATGCCCTTGGATCGCTTTGGACGGAACAGATGTAGCAGACTCTCAATTGGCCATGGAACATCTCAAGGACCATTTCCAGCTAGACCTGTCTGCTCATTTGAGTCCAGAAGAAAAGGCCATTAATCGAGGAATGCGTTCCATCTTGGAGGACCATCTATATTTCACTACAGTCATGGAGAGATGGGTGTTCCACAAGGGGAAGTTCGCCAGGGAGATTATGGCCCCTCTTCCGGCGCCCAAGTTTCTTCAAGGATTGATTATCTCGAGTGTGTGTAGGAATCTGAAGAAGCAATGTGTTGCCCAAGGATTGGGTCGTCATACTCAAGCAGAATTGGAGAAAATGACTTTAGAGGATGTGAAGTGTCTGTCTGACTATTTGGGAGATAAACCCTATCTCATGGGAGACAAACCAACCGAGATTGATTGCGTCTTATTCGGATTCACGTGCATGGCGATTTATGCCACACCAGAACATTCAAGTTATCATAAGTGCTTGATGGAGGATTTCCAAAATTTAAAGCTCCACAATGATCGCATAAAATCCGAGTTTTGGCCGGATTGGGACGAATGTAAAtggattgaaaaaatgagttga